The Dioscorea cayenensis subsp. rotundata cultivar TDr96_F1 chromosome 19, TDr96_F1_v2_PseudoChromosome.rev07_lg8_w22 25.fasta, whole genome shotgun sequence genome includes a window with the following:
- the LOC120250445 gene encoding DNA polymerase zeta processivity subunit isoform X2, which produces MDRKNTIPQEETSRILVEFLEVAVTSIVFLKGVYPPGAFERRRYMNVVVKKAKHPELSSYIHSVTSCLQSFIQKGLVERVAVIFYDEKQAPIEKFVFKLAVNQTYHSKVEENDLEFALRAFLIKLTVAEPLTKTLPAGTRWEVTSYFRTLPQESSTKNAHLWIPTDTKQWLQPPRITPIKSMSSEPLKVQMYLEHASPSEPKNFEE; this is translated from the exons ATGGATCGCAAGAACACTATTCCACAAG AAGAAACAAGCAGGATACTTGTGGAGTTCTTGGAAGTGGCTGTGACCTCCATTGTGTTTCTCAAAGGTGTTTATCCCCCAG GGGCATTTGAGAGGAGGAGATACATGAATGTTGTGGTGAAAAAGGCGAAACATCCAGAATTATCCAGCTACATCCACTCTGTTACCTCTTGTTTGCAGTCATTCATCCAAAAG GGATTGGTGGAGAGAGTGGCAGTGATCTTTTACGACGAAAAGCAGGCCCCCATTGAAAAATTTGTGTTTAAACTTGCAGTGAACCAGACATACCACTCAAAGGTCGAAGAAAATGACTTAGAATTCGCTCTTCGTGCTTTCTTGATCAAACTGACAGTTGCTGAACCACTGACAAAAACCCTTCCGGCCG GTACCCGGTGGGAGGTCACTTCATATTTTCGAACTCTTCCTCAAGAAAGCAGCACCAAGAATGCACATCTTTGGATTCCAACAGACACAAAACAGTGGCTTCAGCCTCCAAGAATAACACCGATAAAGTCCATGAGTAGCGAACCTCTAAAGGTGCAAATGTACCTTGAGCACGCCAGCCCTTCGGAACCAAAGAATTTCGAAGA GTGA
- the LOC120250445 gene encoding DNA polymerase zeta processivity subunit isoform X3 codes for MDRKNTIPQETSRILVEFLEVAVTSIVFLKGVYPPGAFERRRYMNVVVKKAKHPELSSYIHSVTSCLQSFIQKGLVERVAVIFYDEKQAPIEKFVFKLAVNQTYHSKVEENDLEFALRAFLIKLTVAEPLTKTLPAGTRWEVTSYFRTLPQESSTKNAHLWIPTDTKQWLQPPRITPIKSMSSEPLKVQMYLEHASPSEPKNFEE; via the exons ATGGATCGCAAGAACACTATTCCACAAG AAACAAGCAGGATACTTGTGGAGTTCTTGGAAGTGGCTGTGACCTCCATTGTGTTTCTCAAAGGTGTTTATCCCCCAG GGGCATTTGAGAGGAGGAGATACATGAATGTTGTGGTGAAAAAGGCGAAACATCCAGAATTATCCAGCTACATCCACTCTGTTACCTCTTGTTTGCAGTCATTCATCCAAAAG GGATTGGTGGAGAGAGTGGCAGTGATCTTTTACGACGAAAAGCAGGCCCCCATTGAAAAATTTGTGTTTAAACTTGCAGTGAACCAGACATACCACTCAAAGGTCGAAGAAAATGACTTAGAATTCGCTCTTCGTGCTTTCTTGATCAAACTGACAGTTGCTGAACCACTGACAAAAACCCTTCCGGCCG GTACCCGGTGGGAGGTCACTTCATATTTTCGAACTCTTCCTCAAGAAAGCAGCACCAAGAATGCACATCTTTGGATTCCAACAGACACAAAACAGTGGCTTCAGCCTCCAAGAATAACACCGATAAAGTCCATGAGTAGCGAACCTCTAAAGGTGCAAATGTACCTTGAGCACGCCAGCCCTTCGGAACCAAAGAATTTCGAAGA GTGA
- the LOC120250447 gene encoding uncharacterized protein LOC120250447, with product MENFPLRYSAFGQVHPDLIVPSVTRGEILCPEPRRAKRIPFVLENYGRISPKPKSILPVPRKESVLEVLDAILDKDEYNENDLDSSNQASFFCGSPPPRTSNPVVNDAQFMNQTRAVASPSGFYCDMKPSARIKRGSPTCGSSKDTNPKLTIEGFACRSPDSRGVVPPAFA from the exons ATGGAGAATTTCCCACTTAGATATAGTGCATTTGGACAAGTACATCCTGATCTTATTGTGCCTAGCGTGACTAGAGGTGAAATCCTCTGTCCTGAACCTCGCCGTGCTAAAAGAATCCCTTTTGTCTTAGAGAATTATGGCAGGATCAGTCCCAAGCCTAAGAG TATTTTACCTGTGCCTAGGAAGGAGAGTGTTTTGGAGGTTTTGGATGCGATACTAGATAAG gatgaatacaatgaaaatgatTTAGATTCCAGTAACCAAGCGAGTTTCTTTTGCGGATCACCACCACCACGGACGAGCAATCCAGTAGTCAACGATGCACAATTTATGAACCAAACCCGGGCAGTAGCTTCGCCTTCAGGATTTTACTGTGATATGAAGCCTTCGGCAAGAATCAAAAGAGGTTCCCCTACTTGTGGGTCTTCAAAAGACACAAATCCGAAACTAACGATTGAAGGTTTCGCTTGCAGGAGTCCAGACTCTCGTGGTGTAGTCCCGCCGGCATTTGCCTGA
- the LOC120250444 gene encoding ALBINO3-like protein 2, chloroplastic, translating into MGTAVNLLRRRVPPAISGSLFPHTPFRNLKPITSPNPFSSSPPFCATISFRSFSWYSWTAGPKADDKDSSPESDGSGEGLIHVGDPGAGLALLGSELDGAVLSEAAVSDASWYQYPVHGVVSLLEGFHDFSGLPWWVVIPTSTLALRATLFPVLLLQLKKVGEIARLYPKLPPPLPPPLSGRSYREQFLLFQKKKRELGCPSYLWSFAPFFIQFPCFLLWMASIRTMCLDHHPGFESGGILWFQDLTCYPHGVFGPIFPILIAGLHYTNVQVSFQTFKVEKLQGVLGLLARYYKLYLDVLAIPLVFIGYCVPQGSLVYWVTNSSLTLFQQLCLRSPYVRKKLGLHDEKALLHKSPTESIGEENKGPLELQISAESLSAEKLLDFALEELAKGHQDSALPLLRIATEKNPELPRAHVALGQILCSKGLFAEASESFQQAIPKIGQEDVGLLSLAYFGAGVSQIWQGNKSEGIEHLKRIAELTEPENPMEKACYYRGLVMLGSTLFQQGEKIEAAKYLRRAAAYDPAVFAYVKECEEIGEDQKKQSADSN; encoded by the exons ATGGGAACCGCCGTTAATCTCCTCCGCCGTCGCGTTCCTCCGGCGATCTCTGGTTCCCTCTTCCCCCACACTCCTTTCAGAAACCTTAAACCCAttacctctccaaatcccttcaGTTCCAGTCCTCCTTTCTGCGCTACCATTTCCTTTCGGTCCTTCTCGTGGTATTCGTGGACTGCTGGTCCCAAGGCCGACGACAAGGATTCCTCTCCTGAGAGCGATGGGTCTGGAGAGGGGTTGATTCATGTGGGCGATCCTGGGGCTGGATTGGCGTTGTTGGGTTCGGAGTTGGATGGGGCTGTGCTTTCGGAGGCAGCCGTCAGTGATGCGAGTTGGTACCAATATCCTGTTCATGGTGTTGTTTCTCTGCTCGAAGGGTTTCATGACTTCAGTGGCCTCCCATG GTGGGTAGTAATCCCCACATCAACTCTAGCCCTTAGAGCTACCCTATTTCCTGTTCTTCTTTTGCAACTAAAGAAGGTGGGAGAGATTGCAAGATTGTATCCAAAAT TGCCTCCTCCTTTGCCGCCACCTTTATCAGGAAGGAGTTACCGAGAGCAGTTCTTgcttttccaaaagaaaaaacgaGAACTGGGCTGCCCCTCATACTTGTGGAGCTTTGCGCCCTTCTTTATTCAG TTTCCTTGTTTTTTACTTTGGATGGCCAGCATTCGGACAATGTGTCTAGACCATCACCCAGGATTTGAAAGT GGTGGCATATTGTGGTTCCAAGATCTCACTTGCTATCCACATGGTGTCTTTGGTCCTATCTTTCCAATCTTGATTGCTGGTCTGCATTACACCAATGTTCAG GTTTCTTTCCAGACATTTAAGGTCGAAAAACTGCAAGGAGTTTTAGGCTTGTTGGCAAGA TATTACAAATTATACCTGGATGTTCTGGCCATCCCATTAGTTTTTATAGGATATTGCGTTCCTCAG ggTAGTTTGGTCTATTGGGTAACAAACAGTTCGTTGACCTTGTTTCAG CAACTATGTCTCAGAAGCCCATATGTTCGTAAGAAATTGGGTTTGCATGATGAAAAGGCTTTGTTGCATAAAAGTCCAACAGAAAGCATTGGAGAGGAGAACAAAGGTCCATTGGAGCTTCAAATATCTGCAGAAAGTCTCTCCGCAGAGAAGTTACTTGAT TTTGCGCTTGAAGAGTTAGCAAAGGGCCATCAAGATAGTGCACTCCCTCTATTACG AATTGCAacagaaaagaatcctgaattGCCAAGAGCTCATGTTGCTTTGGGCCAGATACTATGTTCAAAAGGATTATTTGCTGAAGCCTCTGAATCTTTCCAACAGGCAATCCCAAAG ATTGGACAAGAAGATGTTGGCCTTCTTTCTCTGGCATATTTTGGTGCAGGTGTTTCACAAATTTGGCAG gGAAATAAATCAGAGGGGATTGAACATTTGAAAAGAATAGCCGAGTTGACAGAGCCAGAAAACCCTATGGAGAAGGCTTGCTACTACCGGGGTTTGGTTATGTTAGGAAG CACTTTATTTCAACAAGGAGAGAAAATCGAAGCTGCGAAATATCTTCGAAGAGCTGCAGCCTATGATCCTGCAGTGTTTGCATATGTAAAAGAATGTGAAGAGATAGGAGAAGATCAAAAGAAGCAATCAGCTGACTCTAACTAA
- the LOC120250443 gene encoding pentatricopeptide repeat-containing protein At1g08070, chloroplastic-like, translating to MQLHLPKIELQWLPLCRRISIVHHLDQFMSLAIVSALFRSRGHLPFLNSVLHSFALGPFPNLAISFYDSIRIHGVVPDNYTFTSTLKAAARLFIPQRGREIHSLSFKLGLESDTFVLNSLIHMYSVCGLLGHARKAFDLAPDFARDLVSWNSMISGYSQSNHCDEALQVFCEMVRRSIRFDAMTPVGALSACGRRVDLDTGQKIHALVVVNGFHLDFYLGSSLVSMYARCGAVDLARQLFDGMPQRNVVCWTSMISGYAHSGLFVESIELFRQMQMEGVKADSATIASVVSSCAQTGALDQGRYLHAYCDTNGLGMILNVKNALIDMYSKCGDINRALQIFKGLVQKDVFSWTVMISGLAMNGYSEEALDLFSQMEAQAEVKANEVTFLGVLSACSHGGMVEKGYYYFNCMTKVYGLIPKIEHYGCMVDLLGRAKLVVQAEHLIRDMPIEPDAVIWRSLLFACRSNGNVKLAEFATGRIMKLEPRRCGSHVLLSNVYASTSRWTDVNRVRKVMHDNSIRKQPGCSFIEVNGVVHEFLVSDSSHPQIGVVHWILSGLNRLLLSETCLAEELKLFAVI from the coding sequence ATGCAGCTGCATCTCCCCAAGATCGAGCTTCAATGGCTGCCTCTCTGCCGTCGTATCTCAATCGTCCATCACCTCGACCAGTTCATGTCCCTTGCCATTGTCTCTGCGCTCTTCCGTAGCCGCGGGCACCTCCCTTTCCTCAACTCCGTTCTCCATTCCTTTGCTCTTGGCCCTTTCCCTAATCTCGCAATTTCTTTCTATGATTCCATCCGCATCCATGGTGTTGTTCCGGATAACTACACTTTCACCTCGACCCTGAAGGCTGCCGCCCGTCTCTTCATCCCTCAGAGAGGCAGGGAAATCCACTCTTTGAGTTTCAAATTGGGGTTGGAATCTGATACCTTTGTCTTGAATTCTCTCATTCATATGTATTCGGTTTGTGGGTTGCTTGGGCATGCCAGGAAAGCCTTCGATTTGGCCCCGGATTTTGCGCGTGATTTGGTTTCTTGGAATAGTATGATCTCCGGTTATTCGCAGAGCAATCATTGTGATGAAGCTTTGCAAGTTTTCTGCGAAATGGTGAGGAGGTCGATTAGGTTTGACGCGATGACTCCAGTGGGGGCATTGAGTGCTTGTGGGAGGAGAGTTGATCTTGATACAGGTCAAAAGATTCATGCTTTAGTGGTTGTTAATGGATTTCATCTGGATTTCTATCTCGGTTCTTCGTTGGTGAGTATGTATGCAAGGTGTGGGGCTGTTGATCTTGCGCGGCAATTGTTTGATGGAATGCCCCAGAGAAATGTTGTTTGTTGGACTTCCATGATTTCTGGGTACGCGCATTCAGGCCTATTTGTAGAATCAATTGAACTATTTAGACAGATGCAAATGGAGGGAGTGAAAGCCGACAGTGCAACAATAGCATCTGTTGTTTCCTCTTGTGCGCAAACTGGTGCTCTCGACCAGGGAAGGTATCTTCATGCTTACTGTGACACTAATGGCTTGGGAATGATTTTAAATGTGAAGAATGCTCTGATTGATATGTATTCTAAGTGCGGGGATATCAATAGAGCTCTTCAGATATTTAAAGGGTTGGTCCAAAAGGATGTTTTCTCTTGGACAGTGATGATATCCGGGCTTGCTATGAATGGATACTCTGAGGAAGCATTGGATTTGTTTTCACAAATGGAGGCTCAGGCGGAGGTTAAGGCAAATGAGGTAACGTTTTTGGGTGTCTTGTCTGCGTGCAGCCATGGGGGAATGGTTGAGAAAGGATACTACTACTTCAATTGTATGACTAAGGTCTATGGTCTGATTCCTAAAATTGAACATTATGGTTGTATGGTTGATCTTTTAGGACGTGCTAAACTTGTGGTTCAGGCAGAGCATCTTATCAGAGATATGCCAATAGAACCTGATGCTGTAATTTGGAGGTCATTGCTTTTTGCTTGTAGATCAAATGGGAATGTAAAATTAGCCGAGTTTGCAACAGGTCGAATTATGAAGTTGGAACCTAGGAGGTGTGGCTCTCATGTCTTGCTTTCTAATGTTTATGCCTCTACATCAAGGTGGACCGATGTAAATCGAGTAAGGAAGGTTATGCACGATAATAGCATTCGGAAGCAACCCGGATGTTCTTTCATAGAAGTAAATGGAGTTGTCCATGAATTTTTGGTTTCCGATTCATCACATCCCCAGATAGGAGTTGTACATTGGATTCTATCAGGGTTAAACAGACTCCTATTATCAGAAACATGTCTTGCAGAGGAGTTGAAGTTATTTGCTGTCATATGA
- the LOC120283765 gene encoding syntaxin-22-like isoform X2 — protein sequence MSFEDFGSSTSWNSIAGAKADVAAGIFQTATAVAGFRRLVDAIGSAKDSPKHRHTLQEARKWIAQLVKDTSSKLKLINRTDEEKLAKDFQKVLLDFQKVQKLAVQKEAAYAMATSLSSDEHKTHDTNEEHEQLLQEQKRQEEISLDCEITFNEALIEEREQGIKDVHSDVVEINEILKDLVFLIDNQQPTLEDIGIRIEAAAAASTTQAREQLAMGYKGNRSNTSSYCWVLMLFVVVLATLLMVLILY from the exons ATGAGCTTCGAAGACTTCGGATCCTCGACGAGCTGGAACTCCATCGCCGGCGCCAAGGCCGACGTCGCAGCTGGGATTTTCCAGACTGCTACGGCCGTCGCCGGCTTCCGCCGCCTCGTCGATGCCATTGGTTCCGCAAAAGACTCCCCCAAGCATCGCCACACTTT GCAGGAAGCGAGGAAGTGGATCGCGCAGCTCGTGAAGGACACATCGTCGAAGCTCAAG CTAATTAATAGAACAGATGAGGAAAAATTAGCAAAGGATTTCCAAAAAGTCTTGCTCGATTTCCAAAAGGTTCAGAAGCTCGCTGTCCAGAAGGAGGCAGCTTATGCAATGGCCACAAG CTTGAGCTCTGATGAACATAAGACACACGACACAAATGAAGAGCATGAGCAGCTCCTGCAGGAGCAGAAGAG aCAAGAGGAGATTTCTTTAGACTGTGAGATAACTTTTAATGAAGCTCTGATAGAGGAAAGGGAACAAGGAATTAAAGATGTACACTCCGATGTGGTTGAAATAAACGAGATACTTAAGGATCTTGTTTTCCTTATTGACAATCAACAACCTACACTAG AGGACATTGGTATACGAAtagaagcagcagcagcagcatccACAACTCAAGCAAGAGAACAACTCGCAATGGGCTACAAAGGCAACAGATCGAACACCTCATCA TATTGCTGGGTGCTGATGCTCTTTGTTGTGGTGCTTGCTACCTTGCTTATGGTGTTGATATTGTACTGA
- the LOC120283765 gene encoding syntaxin-22-like isoform X1 has product MSFEDFGSSTSWNSIAGAKADVAAGIFQTATAVAGFRRLVDAIGSAKDSPKHRHTLQEARKWIAQLVKDTSSKLKVFSDANVDAQLINRTDEEKLAKDFQKVLLDFQKVQKLAVQKEAAYAMATSLSSDEHKTHDTNEEHEQLLQEQKRQEEISLDCEITFNEALIEEREQGIKDVHSDVVEINEILKDLVFLIDNQQPTLEDIGIRIEAAAAASTTQAREQLAMGYKGNRSNTSSYCWVLMLFVVVLATLLMVLILY; this is encoded by the exons ATGAGCTTCGAAGACTTCGGATCCTCGACGAGCTGGAACTCCATCGCCGGCGCCAAGGCCGACGTCGCAGCTGGGATTTTCCAGACTGCTACGGCCGTCGCCGGCTTCCGCCGCCTCGTCGATGCCATTGGTTCCGCAAAAGACTCCCCCAAGCATCGCCACACTTT GCAGGAAGCGAGGAAGTGGATCGCGCAGCTCGTGAAGGACACATCGTCGAAGCTCAAGGTATTCTCCGATGCCAATGTCGACGCACAA CTAATTAATAGAACAGATGAGGAAAAATTAGCAAAGGATTTCCAAAAAGTCTTGCTCGATTTCCAAAAGGTTCAGAAGCTCGCTGTCCAGAAGGAGGCAGCTTATGCAATGGCCACAAG CTTGAGCTCTGATGAACATAAGACACACGACACAAATGAAGAGCATGAGCAGCTCCTGCAGGAGCAGAAGAG aCAAGAGGAGATTTCTTTAGACTGTGAGATAACTTTTAATGAAGCTCTGATAGAGGAAAGGGAACAAGGAATTAAAGATGTACACTCCGATGTGGTTGAAATAAACGAGATACTTAAGGATCTTGTTTTCCTTATTGACAATCAACAACCTACACTAG AGGACATTGGTATACGAAtagaagcagcagcagcagcatccACAACTCAAGCAAGAGAACAACTCGCAATGGGCTACAAAGGCAACAGATCGAACACCTCATCA TATTGCTGGGTGCTGATGCTCTTTGTTGTGGTGCTTGCTACCTTGCTTATGGTGTTGATATTGTACTGA